Part of the Calypte anna isolate BGI_N300 chromosome 21, bCalAnn1_v1.p, whole genome shotgun sequence genome is shown below.
CAGTTCAGGGATCTCCACTGCTTGGGTGGAGGAAGATCAGGGCAGCAAAGcactaaaaaaggaaagaatctCATCATGTAGCAGCTCATCCCATCCACAGGGTGTTCCGTGATACTACACCTAAGACACATGCTTGGAGATCAAATTATATTTCAAATTCATGTTTCAAGAATGAACAAAAGAGAACTTAAAATGGGGGGGGGATTTGGTTCAGTCTGCCTGGGGATCCTCAGTCTCAGTGGTCCCTGTGTGACCCCAGGTCTCTGCCCTCCCTTGAGGTGCCTTTCACTCAGGTTTAGCCAAACTGCAGCTAAAAAGCAAGATCTCCCCCAGAGATCAGGGCTAACACAGCAGCAAACCCACACCACAGGGTGAGGACATGCAGCACCAACCACTCAACGAACACCACAATGGGGAAAATCTCCTAGAAaggaagagggtttttttgtggatgaGATGGGAAAGTGGGGTGTTTGATCCCCAAGGATGTCTTGGAAAGTCAGGAGGGTAAGGCAAGGGGTTTGGGCATTGATGTGATGCCTGTTCGCAACGTGGTATCTGGAGgtggctgcttctgcagctggcAAGTGGTTAAGCCACTTGGCAAGCCTCAGTAGGGATGCAGGcgagctgctgctccccatcttTTCCTTATCAGGttcagatgtttttatttattattagtTTGGCTTTTTCCACTAGGCAGGTGGAAGTAAAAGgttgaagggaagaaaagtcTGGGGATGGACATCTCTACCAGCCCCGAAAGACGTCTGGGGAGGTGATGTCTCTTTCAACAAGCAGCTTTGGCAGCTCTCAAGAAATTCAGCAAGGAGTTTTCTCCTTGAACACAGAACTCTGGGCCATTTTTTCTGACTCTTCAAACACAGTTCCCTTGAAGTGTGGTTAATCATTGGGGCTGGAGCCCTGCATGCACTCCTGATACTGAgcctctgtgtctctgtttgcttttggcCCCACATTTTGGCAGGGCAGATagcagctttttgtttcttatctCCCCTggctttctgctgccttggtGTCTTGGTATCACCACATCTCAGCTGTGGTGATTAAATGAACAGCATTCCAAGTTGTTTTTTCCATGGCTGatgatttaatttcaaagaCCCTTTGCCCACACACTCCCAAGGTCTCCTATGCCCTGAGGGCAGGACAGGAAAACCACAGACCCATGAAATGAGACACTGATGTTCATCCTCCCTTTGGTGTGGCTGGATTTGGATGTAGACATGGATTTGGGGGAGGAAGTTGCACAGAAAAGACCCAAGAGAAACCATTCTTAAGGCTGCAGGGTGTGAGCACCACCAAGCATCTGCTTGAGATGTCACCAAGGCCAAACCACCACCACAGCAGCTAGAACAAGGTTGTGACAACCTCCATGGTGCCAGCTCTGGGCACAAACCACTTTCACCCTGTCTGTCCTGCCACCAAAATGTTTTATGACCACCATCAAGACCTTGACTAGCCTCATCCAGAAGCCACATTAGGCTGAGATGGTGACAGCTGCATGCCCAGGAGATGACCAGAGGAGACATGATGGAGAGAACaggaatgctgtgggaaactcCATGTTTCTTGTCTAGGGGAAGGATGGGAGTCCTTCTTATGCAGCAAGGAGCCACTTGGTAAGACCCCGTTTGCCCCCATCAGCACAGAGTGAGAAGGGGTTGGACTTCACCATTCATATAAAGGGAACTCGCAAAGCCAGCAGTTTCAGAGCTGTGAAGTCCAGGCAGGGGTAAGGAGGGATTTTATTGCCCTTGTATTTCATCAGAGAGGGGCGGGAGGCTGCAGACAGAGATTCTCCATCAGCCCACCGTATCCCTGGACACAGCTCTACCAAGGGACACAGCCCAAAACTGAAGTCAAGAGGCCCCACTGGGCATCAGCTGTGGGTGCTTGGGCATGGTGGTACCTTCACAATGCTCTTTACCCACTCACTAATGGTGACACTAATATCACCAGGGTGCACCCAGCTGGCTCCATGCTGTCCTGCTCATTATCTGCTGTTTCTGTCTCCTTCTACAGGGCCAGCCCAAGGATGAAGAACCTtctttttgctgtggttttggcTTGTGGTAAGTTCCCCAGTTTCAGTAGGCGAGGCTGGGATCTCATctacccaggaaaaaaaaaaaaaccaggaaaaaaaaaaattagaaaacccAGAGACTGTGCACAAtttagtttttcatttaaattttgcattttctctctAATGTTCTGTGTAGCGTTGCTATAGTCCTGGATATCTTCATGGTGTTGAGGGCTTGGGATGCTCagttctgtatttatttaaaagatctgtatttactttattattatttattgatcCTTGCAgtggggcagtgctggtggcagGATGCAAACACAGCCTGTACAGAGAGCACTGAAACCTGCCAGACCAGACCATATCCAGTAGTTGCAGAAACCAGATAAAATACCGAGAAGGATTTTTGGGGCTTCTCACAGTTCACATGCATAAAAGTGACTTATTTAATGCCTCTGCCTGGTGGAAGGTGTGGGGAATGCTGCCTGCCTCCTCTGCCCCCCTTGCAGGGCTGCTGCCGGCtcacagcagcattttggagctggagcagatgaTCAGGTCAACCACGGGGAAAAGTGCTCTGATCTCCTACAGCTGGTACGGGTGTTTCTGTGGCATTGGGGGCAGAGGGAGCCCGGTGGACCCCACTGACCTGTGAGTACCTGGAAAAACATCCCTACCCACTGCCAACAGGGTGGGGGTCCCTAAAAATCTCCTCGCTGGCAACCTGGGGTGCTTGGAGAGGGGGGGTTCTCAGGGTTTCCCAGCCACCTCTTGCTGATTCCTTGTCATCCCCTCCTCTTATCTGACCTTAAATTTGAGGCTGGACCTTCTTTCATCTCAGTGTGGCACAGGGGGGCCCAGGGGCAGCAATTTGAGAGGATGTCCCCCACAGGTGCTGCCATGCCCATGACTGCTGCTACAGGAAGCTGCGAGAGGGCCATTGCAGACCCCTGATCACCCCCTACCACTTCAACATCGCTGATGGAAACATCATCTGCAGTGAGTACCACTAAGTAGGGGTTGCCCAGGAGCCCCCATCGCTGATTCTTTGCCATCAGCTGGCAAAGCTACCACTGAACActatgggttgttttttttttcccccacaggtaaggagcagagctggtgcaaGAGAGAGACCTGCCTGTGTGACAAGGCAGTGGCTTCGTGCTTCTCCAGCACTTTGGATTCCTACAACCCATCCTACCGCTTCTATTTCAGGCTGAAATGCAGAGGCAGTAAGCTCCAGTGCTGAAGGAGAGAAACCTGCACCCATGCTTGCAAATACTGACTGGTTTTCCCCATTGATACCACAAGACAAGCTTGATGTGGGTGCTGCACTGAGCCAGAGACAGCAAAGCTGCCTGCAAGGCAATGCTCAGGGTGAGGAAGGATACATGTGCATTACAGATGGAAATCCCCCAGCTCCTAGAAAGACCCAGCttccttattttgttttttgtggggtttgttttgtgttt
Proteins encoded:
- the LOC103537390 gene encoding phospholipase A2, membrane associated, giving the protein MKNLLFAVVLACGLLPAHSSILELEQMIRSTTGKSALISYSWYGCFCGIGGRGSPVDPTDLCCHAHDCCYRKLREGHCRPLITPYHFNIADGNIICSKEQSWCKRETCLCDKAVASCFSSTLDSYNPSYRFYFRLKCRGSKLQC